In Brachyhypopomus gauderio isolate BG-103 chromosome 11, BGAUD_0.2, whole genome shotgun sequence, a single genomic region encodes these proteins:
- the LOC143527259 gene encoding uncharacterized protein LOC143527259 isoform X2 — translation MKINPQTAPLYGECLLTVQLSEEEREDEEDVEFYLMFTGTTQRHLTTTLRVSHVTLQAVCPAHDRGETVQVTLCQARPGGAIDPVAEDHFQFVQDLALDMAHFLVKAAAHKDGLEGAMLLDECHIPLQECERLDETLALALRHLPLPTGWSVLGTDLPTQPGTERGPHDTLLHFAARRGLRRVALFLLQQPGGRDALHFTNQQGHTPARLAQKRGHAQLQHLLSEIENSPRPETKATRRRVPGGRVLLHHPVLNTYTLTVDRQPDAPPPDLRADVEELQRLIGSHCGQKGVSLTEQPTVSLILSRDLCDDLPLGVETSCVGPTSPRTLGPDREEEISSPSARSSDAVGVGTHAGPYPNGTVEHDQSEEADPAVAGSAVEGCGGRVPGGSSQERVAVGAASCATQQLEEADNEPGVAPSRRPDLDRPVANHSRAESQVRKTIQSDCELEGIMGQSHGLLPTAIPQGAESETGDLPGEREGEDTVPSTAAPHTGLPEDSGRAEETRRCAGGAENSPSDGTIASRAGQETGPCSEAVQQAVESRKEDPGNRGDPTDDCSCGPEAPASARTRRELEESLAEGLQPNMVSGPDPNAVRDASPQPLCLPVSSAAPVEQHQIDLPPVDTAPQGLEHTSTSDLSNDVTSSDVTGKAGHRDDGGLYSVLNEEKRPTLSASEPHDVISVFSGEEKCSDGKPVGQAPPSQNDPYERETGSESRPATGLSSTPARDEAVVGETPSAGKEEAARSETEPCQDIHTTSTAGQQPDRAEPPSPPSGVDPTLGHPTPSVDHVCRSQAGPAGSRPGVTEDSGVRETEAMEETRVTEVTEENKMTEEPGVTEEIGEECVNLPTAPIAVPAGGCERKETSAPPCDRPPSPPSCHEPQSEVVTSSVTSGVPVERETTVSGKITVSDGPVSCLNTSSDSGVTLDSTFASDPLSVSTQVLDPSSPLDVDSGTALHMDTSSPLEVNSGSAQDLPPSHNDGNLDGACESKSPEEDTSPPTVERVEGPPEDQLTDEPSDSTSGAEGDPQISFKHMDQSEGCWLKSNNLIGWTTLAMIGPL, via the exons GCTTAGTGAGGAAGAAcgtgaggatgaggaagatgtGGAATTCTACCTGATGTTCACTGGGACCACCCAGAGGCATCTCACCACCACACTTAGAGTCAGCCATGTTACACTGCAAGCTGTGTGTCCAG CACACGACCGTGGGGAGACGGTGCAGGTCACCCTCTGCCAGGCTCGGCCAGGGGGCGCCATTGACCCTGTGGCTGAAGACCACTTCCAGTTCGTCCAGGACCTGGCGCTGGACATGGCCCACTTCCTGGTGAAAGCAGCAGCGCACAAGGACGGCCTGGAGGGGGCGATGTTGCTGGACGAGTGTCACATCCCCCTCCAGGAGTGTGAGAGGCTGGACGAGACACTGGCACTCGCCCTGAGACACCTGCCCTTACCGACGGGGTGGAGCGTCTTAGGAACAGACCTCCCCACACAGCCGGGCACAG agcgAGGGCCTCACGACACACTCCTGCACTTTGCGGCACGGCGGGGTCTCCGCAGGGTGGCGTTGTTCCTTCTGCAGCAGCCGGGCGGCAGAGACGCTCTACACTTCACCAACCAGCAGGGCCACACGCCCGCACGGCTCGCCCAGAAGAGAGGGCACGCACAACTCCAACACCTGCTCTCaga GATCGAGAACTCGCCTCGTCCTGAAACAAAGGCCACTCGTCGCCGTGTCCCAGGAGGCCGAGTGCTCCTACACCACCCTGTCCTGAACACCTACACGCTGACGGTAGACCGCCAGCCCGACGCCCCGCCCCCGGACCTGCGCGCCGACGTGGAAGAGCTCCAGCGCCTGATTGGCTCCCACTGTGGGCAGAAG GGGGTCTCTCTGACAGAGCAGCCAACTGTCTCACTGATTTTGAGCAGAGATCTCTGTGACGACTTGCCACTGGGCGTGGAGACTTCCTGTGTGGGGCCGACCTCCCCGCGCACGCTGGGACCTGATCGTGAGGAGGAGATCAGCTCGCCCTCCGCACGCAGTTCTGACGCCGTCGGTGTCGGCACACACGCGGGTCCGTACCCCAACGGAACCGTGGAGCACGACCAATCGGAGGAGGCCGATCCGGCCGTGGCGGGCTCGGCTGTAGAGGGCTGTGGCGGGCGAGTGCCTGGGGGGAGCTCGCAGGAGCGTGTAGCCGTCGGCGCTGCTTCCTGTGCAACGCAGCAGCTGGAGGAAGCAGATAACGAGCCGGGCGTAGCACCGTCCCGCCGTCCCGACCTGGACCGGCCCGTGGCCAACCACAGCAGGGCTGAGAGTCAAGTGCGCAAGACCATCCAATCAGACTGCGAGCTTGAGGGGATCATGGGCCAATCCCACGGGCTCCTCCCCACAGCGATCCCACAGGGAGCAGAGAGTGAGACGGGGGACTTACCaggggaaagggagggagaggacaccGTCCCCAGCACAGCTGCACCGCACACCGGACTTCCAGAGGACAGCGGACGGGCGGAGGAGACACGGAGGTGTGCTGGCGGAGCGGAGAACTCCCCGTCCGACGGTACTATCGCCTCCCGGGCCGGCCAGGAAACCGGTCCTTGTTCTGAGGCCGTACAGCAGGCCGTCGAAAGCCGAAAGGAGGATCCAGGAAACCGAGGCGATCCGACTGACGACTGTAGCTGTGGACCGGAAGCCCCGGCTAGCGCGCGGACACGTCGAGAGCTGGAGGAGTCGCTCGCTGAGGGTCTCCAGCCGAACATGGTGTCTGGACCCGACCCCAACGCCGTCCGGGACGCGTCCCCCCAGCCTCTGTGCCTGCCCGTCAGCTCTGCTGCCCCTGTAGAGCAACACCAAATTGATCTACCCCCGGTAGATACTGCCCCCCAGGGTCTCGAGCATACGAGCACTTCAGATTTATCTAATGATGTCACATCTAGTGATGTCACTGGGAAGGCGGGGCACCGTGATGATGGAGGTCTCTACAGCGTCCTTAACGAGGAGAAGAGGCCGACTTTGAGCGCTAGTGAACCGCATGATGTCATTTCTGTTTTTAGTGGAGAAGAGAAATGCAGTGATGGAAAACCCGTAGGTCAAGCTCCACCGAGCCAAAACGATCCGTACGAGCGAGAAACAGGAAGCGAGTCCCGACCTGCGACGGGTTTATCATCTACGCCCGCACGTGATGAGGCCGTAGTTGGAGAAACTCCGTCAGCAGGAAAGGAGGAAGCAGCTCGGTCTGAAACTGAGCCATGCCAGGATATTCATACCACGAGCACCGCAGGTCAGCAGCCGGATCGGGCAGAACCACCCAGTCCACCTTCAGGTGTGGACCCGACCCTGGGCCACCCCACTCCGTCAGTGGACCACGTCTGTCGCTCTCAAGCGGGCCCTGCTGGTTCACGGCCCGGCGTGACGGAGGATTCAGGGGTCAGGGAGACGGAGGCTATGGAGGAGACAAGGGTGACGGAGGTGACAGAGGAGAACAAGATGACTGAGGAGCCAGGGGTGACAGAGGAGATCggggaggagtgtgtgaatCTGCCTACTGCCCCTATCGCCGTCCCTGCTGGCGGTTGTGAGAGGAAAGAAACGTCAGCACCACCCTGTGACAGACCACCATCCCCACCCTCCTGTCACGAACCCCAATCTGAGGTCGTGACCTCCAGCGTGACCTCCGGGGTgcctgtagagagagagactacagtGTCGGGCAAGATTACCGTCAGCGACGGTCCGGTTTCGTGTCTCAACACTTCCAGTGATTCGGGCGTCACTCTGGACAGCACCTTCGCCTCCGACCCCCTCAGCGTCTCCACCCAGGTTCTGGACCCTTCTTCCCCTCTGGATGTGGATAGTGGTACAGCCCTGCATATGGATACCAGCTCCCCTCTGGAAGTTAACAGTGGTTCAGCCCAGGATCTGCCACCTTCCCATAATGACGGGAACCTCGATGGTGCGTGTGAGAGTAAAAGCCCAGAGGAGGACACTAGTCCCCCAACAGTTGAGAGGGTAGAGGGACCACCTGAGGACCAGCTCACAG ATGAACCCAGTGATTCAACATCTGGTGCAGAGGGGGATCCTCAGATCTCATTCAAGCACATGGATCAGtctgag GGCTGTTGGCTGAAGAGCAACAATCTGATTGGTTGGACTACTCTTGCCATGATTGGACCACTCTGA
- the LOC143527259 gene encoding uncharacterized protein LOC143527259 isoform X1: protein MKINPQTAPLYGECLLTVQLSEEEREDEEDVEFYLMFTGTTQRHLTTTLRVSHVTLQAVCPAHDRGETVQVTLCQARPGGAIDPVAEDHFQFVQDLALDMAHFLVKAAAHKDGLEGAMLLDECHIPLQECERLDETLALALRHLPLPTGWSVLGTDLPTQPGTERGPHDTLLHFAARRGLRRVALFLLQQPGGRDALHFTNQQGHTPARLAQKRGHAQLQHLLSEIENSPRPETKATRRRVPGGRVLLHHPVLNTYTLTVDRQPDAPPPDLRADVEELQRLIGSHCGQKGVSLTEQPTVSLILSRDLCDDLPLGVETSCVGPTSPRTLGPDREEEISSPSARSSDAVGVGTHAGPYPNGTVEHDQSEEADPAVAGSAVEGCGGRVPGGSSQERVAVGAASCATQQLEEADNEPGVAPSRRPDLDRPVANHSRAESQVRKTIQSDCELEGIMGQSHGLLPTAIPQGAESETGDLPGEREGEDTVPSTAAPHTGLPEDSGRAEETRRCAGGAENSPSDGTIASRAGQETGPCSEAVQQAVESRKEDPGNRGDPTDDCSCGPEAPASARTRRELEESLAEGLQPNMVSGPDPNAVRDASPQPLCLPVSSAAPVEQHQIDLPPVDTAPQGLEHTSTSDLSNDVTSSDVTGKAGHRDDGGLYSVLNEEKRPTLSASEPHDVISVFSGEEKCSDGKPVGQAPPSQNDPYERETGSESRPATGLSSTPARDEAVVGETPSAGKEEAARSETEPCQDIHTTSTAGQQPDRAEPPSPPSGVDPTLGHPTPSVDHVCRSQAGPAGSRPGVTEDSGVRETEAMEETRVTEVTEENKMTEEPGVTEEIGEECVNLPTAPIAVPAGGCERKETSAPPCDRPPSPPSCHEPQSEVVTSSVTSGVPVERETTVSGKITVSDGPVSCLNTSSDSGVTLDSTFASDPLSVSTQVLDPSSPLDVDSGTALHMDTSSPLEVNSGSAQDLPPSHNDGNLDGACESKSPEEDTSPPTVERVEGPPEDQLTDEPSDSTSGAEGDPQISFKHMDQSELISIKRRGNISHAGQQRRSQLSHLLVLLLF from the exons GCTTAGTGAGGAAGAAcgtgaggatgaggaagatgtGGAATTCTACCTGATGTTCACTGGGACCACCCAGAGGCATCTCACCACCACACTTAGAGTCAGCCATGTTACACTGCAAGCTGTGTGTCCAG CACACGACCGTGGGGAGACGGTGCAGGTCACCCTCTGCCAGGCTCGGCCAGGGGGCGCCATTGACCCTGTGGCTGAAGACCACTTCCAGTTCGTCCAGGACCTGGCGCTGGACATGGCCCACTTCCTGGTGAAAGCAGCAGCGCACAAGGACGGCCTGGAGGGGGCGATGTTGCTGGACGAGTGTCACATCCCCCTCCAGGAGTGTGAGAGGCTGGACGAGACACTGGCACTCGCCCTGAGACACCTGCCCTTACCGACGGGGTGGAGCGTCTTAGGAACAGACCTCCCCACACAGCCGGGCACAG agcgAGGGCCTCACGACACACTCCTGCACTTTGCGGCACGGCGGGGTCTCCGCAGGGTGGCGTTGTTCCTTCTGCAGCAGCCGGGCGGCAGAGACGCTCTACACTTCACCAACCAGCAGGGCCACACGCCCGCACGGCTCGCCCAGAAGAGAGGGCACGCACAACTCCAACACCTGCTCTCaga GATCGAGAACTCGCCTCGTCCTGAAACAAAGGCCACTCGTCGCCGTGTCCCAGGAGGCCGAGTGCTCCTACACCACCCTGTCCTGAACACCTACACGCTGACGGTAGACCGCCAGCCCGACGCCCCGCCCCCGGACCTGCGCGCCGACGTGGAAGAGCTCCAGCGCCTGATTGGCTCCCACTGTGGGCAGAAG GGGGTCTCTCTGACAGAGCAGCCAACTGTCTCACTGATTTTGAGCAGAGATCTCTGTGACGACTTGCCACTGGGCGTGGAGACTTCCTGTGTGGGGCCGACCTCCCCGCGCACGCTGGGACCTGATCGTGAGGAGGAGATCAGCTCGCCCTCCGCACGCAGTTCTGACGCCGTCGGTGTCGGCACACACGCGGGTCCGTACCCCAACGGAACCGTGGAGCACGACCAATCGGAGGAGGCCGATCCGGCCGTGGCGGGCTCGGCTGTAGAGGGCTGTGGCGGGCGAGTGCCTGGGGGGAGCTCGCAGGAGCGTGTAGCCGTCGGCGCTGCTTCCTGTGCAACGCAGCAGCTGGAGGAAGCAGATAACGAGCCGGGCGTAGCACCGTCCCGCCGTCCCGACCTGGACCGGCCCGTGGCCAACCACAGCAGGGCTGAGAGTCAAGTGCGCAAGACCATCCAATCAGACTGCGAGCTTGAGGGGATCATGGGCCAATCCCACGGGCTCCTCCCCACAGCGATCCCACAGGGAGCAGAGAGTGAGACGGGGGACTTACCaggggaaagggagggagaggacaccGTCCCCAGCACAGCTGCACCGCACACCGGACTTCCAGAGGACAGCGGACGGGCGGAGGAGACACGGAGGTGTGCTGGCGGAGCGGAGAACTCCCCGTCCGACGGTACTATCGCCTCCCGGGCCGGCCAGGAAACCGGTCCTTGTTCTGAGGCCGTACAGCAGGCCGTCGAAAGCCGAAAGGAGGATCCAGGAAACCGAGGCGATCCGACTGACGACTGTAGCTGTGGACCGGAAGCCCCGGCTAGCGCGCGGACACGTCGAGAGCTGGAGGAGTCGCTCGCTGAGGGTCTCCAGCCGAACATGGTGTCTGGACCCGACCCCAACGCCGTCCGGGACGCGTCCCCCCAGCCTCTGTGCCTGCCCGTCAGCTCTGCTGCCCCTGTAGAGCAACACCAAATTGATCTACCCCCGGTAGATACTGCCCCCCAGGGTCTCGAGCATACGAGCACTTCAGATTTATCTAATGATGTCACATCTAGTGATGTCACTGGGAAGGCGGGGCACCGTGATGATGGAGGTCTCTACAGCGTCCTTAACGAGGAGAAGAGGCCGACTTTGAGCGCTAGTGAACCGCATGATGTCATTTCTGTTTTTAGTGGAGAAGAGAAATGCAGTGATGGAAAACCCGTAGGTCAAGCTCCACCGAGCCAAAACGATCCGTACGAGCGAGAAACAGGAAGCGAGTCCCGACCTGCGACGGGTTTATCATCTACGCCCGCACGTGATGAGGCCGTAGTTGGAGAAACTCCGTCAGCAGGAAAGGAGGAAGCAGCTCGGTCTGAAACTGAGCCATGCCAGGATATTCATACCACGAGCACCGCAGGTCAGCAGCCGGATCGGGCAGAACCACCCAGTCCACCTTCAGGTGTGGACCCGACCCTGGGCCACCCCACTCCGTCAGTGGACCACGTCTGTCGCTCTCAAGCGGGCCCTGCTGGTTCACGGCCCGGCGTGACGGAGGATTCAGGGGTCAGGGAGACGGAGGCTATGGAGGAGACAAGGGTGACGGAGGTGACAGAGGAGAACAAGATGACTGAGGAGCCAGGGGTGACAGAGGAGATCggggaggagtgtgtgaatCTGCCTACTGCCCCTATCGCCGTCCCTGCTGGCGGTTGTGAGAGGAAAGAAACGTCAGCACCACCCTGTGACAGACCACCATCCCCACCCTCCTGTCACGAACCCCAATCTGAGGTCGTGACCTCCAGCGTGACCTCCGGGGTgcctgtagagagagagactacagtGTCGGGCAAGATTACCGTCAGCGACGGTCCGGTTTCGTGTCTCAACACTTCCAGTGATTCGGGCGTCACTCTGGACAGCACCTTCGCCTCCGACCCCCTCAGCGTCTCCACCCAGGTTCTGGACCCTTCTTCCCCTCTGGATGTGGATAGTGGTACAGCCCTGCATATGGATACCAGCTCCCCTCTGGAAGTTAACAGTGGTTCAGCCCAGGATCTGCCACCTTCCCATAATGACGGGAACCTCGATGGTGCGTGTGAGAGTAAAAGCCCAGAGGAGGACACTAGTCCCCCAACAGTTGAGAGGGTAGAGGGACCACCTGAGGACCAGCTCACAG ATGAACCCAGTGATTCAACATCTGGTGCAGAGGGGGATCCTCAGATCTCATTCAAGCACATGGATCAGtctgag CTGATTTCCATAAAGAGAAGAGGAAACATTTCCCATGCAGGTCAGCAGAGAAGATCACAGCTCTCCCATCTCCTTGTGCTGCTGCTGTTCTGA
- the LOC143527259 gene encoding uncharacterized protein LOC143527259 isoform X3 — protein sequence MKINPQTAPLYGECLLTVQLSEEEREDEEDVEFYLMFTGTTQRHLTTTLRVSHVTLQAVCPAHDRGETVQVTLCQARPGGAIDPVAEDHFQFVQDLALDMAHFLVKAAAHKDGLEGAMLLDECHIPLQECERLDETLALALRHLPLPTGWSVLGTDLPTQPGTERGPHDTLLHFAARRGLRRVALFLLQQPGGRDALHFTNQQGHTPARLAQKRGHAQLQHLLSEIENSPRPETKATRRRVPGGRVLLHHPVLNTYTLTVDRQPDAPPPDLRADVEELQRLIGSHCGQKGVSLTEQPTVSLILSRDLCDDLPLGVETSCVGPTSPRTLGPDREEEISSPSARSSDAVGVGTHAGPYPNGTVEHDQSEEADPAVAGSAVEGCGGRVPGGSSQERVAVGAASCATQQLEEADNEPGVAPSRRPDLDRPVANHSRAESQVRKTIQSDCELEGIMGQSHGLLPTAIPQGAESETGDLPGEREGEDTVPSTAAPHTGLPEDSGRAEETRRCAGGAENSPSDGTIASRAGQETGPCSEAVQQAVESRKEDPGNRGDPTDDCSCGPEAPASARTRRELEESLAEGLQPNMVSGPDPNAVRDASPQPLCLPVSSAAPVEQHQIDLPPVDTAPQGLEHTSTSDLSNDVTSSDVTGKAGHRDDGGLYSVLNEEKRPTLSASEPHDVISVFSGEEKCSDGKPVGQAPPSQNDPYERETGSESRPATGLSSTPARDEAVVGETPSAGKEEAARSETEPCQDIHTTSTAGQQPDRAEPPSPPSGVDPTLGHPTPSVDHVCRSQAGPAGSRPGVTEDSGVRETEAMEETRVTEVTEENKMTEEPGVTEEIGEECVNLPTAPIAVPAGGCERKETSAPPCDRPPSPPSCHEPQSEVVTSSVTSGVPVERETTVSGKITVSDGPVSCLNTSSDSGVTLDSTFASDPLSVSTQVLDPSSPLDVDSGTALHMDTSSPLEVNSGSAQDLPPSHNDGNLDGACESKSPEEDTSPPTVERVEGPPEDQLTDEPSDSTSGAEGDPQISFKHMDQSEGYLQL from the exons GCTTAGTGAGGAAGAAcgtgaggatgaggaagatgtGGAATTCTACCTGATGTTCACTGGGACCACCCAGAGGCATCTCACCACCACACTTAGAGTCAGCCATGTTACACTGCAAGCTGTGTGTCCAG CACACGACCGTGGGGAGACGGTGCAGGTCACCCTCTGCCAGGCTCGGCCAGGGGGCGCCATTGACCCTGTGGCTGAAGACCACTTCCAGTTCGTCCAGGACCTGGCGCTGGACATGGCCCACTTCCTGGTGAAAGCAGCAGCGCACAAGGACGGCCTGGAGGGGGCGATGTTGCTGGACGAGTGTCACATCCCCCTCCAGGAGTGTGAGAGGCTGGACGAGACACTGGCACTCGCCCTGAGACACCTGCCCTTACCGACGGGGTGGAGCGTCTTAGGAACAGACCTCCCCACACAGCCGGGCACAG agcgAGGGCCTCACGACACACTCCTGCACTTTGCGGCACGGCGGGGTCTCCGCAGGGTGGCGTTGTTCCTTCTGCAGCAGCCGGGCGGCAGAGACGCTCTACACTTCACCAACCAGCAGGGCCACACGCCCGCACGGCTCGCCCAGAAGAGAGGGCACGCACAACTCCAACACCTGCTCTCaga GATCGAGAACTCGCCTCGTCCTGAAACAAAGGCCACTCGTCGCCGTGTCCCAGGAGGCCGAGTGCTCCTACACCACCCTGTCCTGAACACCTACACGCTGACGGTAGACCGCCAGCCCGACGCCCCGCCCCCGGACCTGCGCGCCGACGTGGAAGAGCTCCAGCGCCTGATTGGCTCCCACTGTGGGCAGAAG GGGGTCTCTCTGACAGAGCAGCCAACTGTCTCACTGATTTTGAGCAGAGATCTCTGTGACGACTTGCCACTGGGCGTGGAGACTTCCTGTGTGGGGCCGACCTCCCCGCGCACGCTGGGACCTGATCGTGAGGAGGAGATCAGCTCGCCCTCCGCACGCAGTTCTGACGCCGTCGGTGTCGGCACACACGCGGGTCCGTACCCCAACGGAACCGTGGAGCACGACCAATCGGAGGAGGCCGATCCGGCCGTGGCGGGCTCGGCTGTAGAGGGCTGTGGCGGGCGAGTGCCTGGGGGGAGCTCGCAGGAGCGTGTAGCCGTCGGCGCTGCTTCCTGTGCAACGCAGCAGCTGGAGGAAGCAGATAACGAGCCGGGCGTAGCACCGTCCCGCCGTCCCGACCTGGACCGGCCCGTGGCCAACCACAGCAGGGCTGAGAGTCAAGTGCGCAAGACCATCCAATCAGACTGCGAGCTTGAGGGGATCATGGGCCAATCCCACGGGCTCCTCCCCACAGCGATCCCACAGGGAGCAGAGAGTGAGACGGGGGACTTACCaggggaaagggagggagaggacaccGTCCCCAGCACAGCTGCACCGCACACCGGACTTCCAGAGGACAGCGGACGGGCGGAGGAGACACGGAGGTGTGCTGGCGGAGCGGAGAACTCCCCGTCCGACGGTACTATCGCCTCCCGGGCCGGCCAGGAAACCGGTCCTTGTTCTGAGGCCGTACAGCAGGCCGTCGAAAGCCGAAAGGAGGATCCAGGAAACCGAGGCGATCCGACTGACGACTGTAGCTGTGGACCGGAAGCCCCGGCTAGCGCGCGGACACGTCGAGAGCTGGAGGAGTCGCTCGCTGAGGGTCTCCAGCCGAACATGGTGTCTGGACCCGACCCCAACGCCGTCCGGGACGCGTCCCCCCAGCCTCTGTGCCTGCCCGTCAGCTCTGCTGCCCCTGTAGAGCAACACCAAATTGATCTACCCCCGGTAGATACTGCCCCCCAGGGTCTCGAGCATACGAGCACTTCAGATTTATCTAATGATGTCACATCTAGTGATGTCACTGGGAAGGCGGGGCACCGTGATGATGGAGGTCTCTACAGCGTCCTTAACGAGGAGAAGAGGCCGACTTTGAGCGCTAGTGAACCGCATGATGTCATTTCTGTTTTTAGTGGAGAAGAGAAATGCAGTGATGGAAAACCCGTAGGTCAAGCTCCACCGAGCCAAAACGATCCGTACGAGCGAGAAACAGGAAGCGAGTCCCGACCTGCGACGGGTTTATCATCTACGCCCGCACGTGATGAGGCCGTAGTTGGAGAAACTCCGTCAGCAGGAAAGGAGGAAGCAGCTCGGTCTGAAACTGAGCCATGCCAGGATATTCATACCACGAGCACCGCAGGTCAGCAGCCGGATCGGGCAGAACCACCCAGTCCACCTTCAGGTGTGGACCCGACCCTGGGCCACCCCACTCCGTCAGTGGACCACGTCTGTCGCTCTCAAGCGGGCCCTGCTGGTTCACGGCCCGGCGTGACGGAGGATTCAGGGGTCAGGGAGACGGAGGCTATGGAGGAGACAAGGGTGACGGAGGTGACAGAGGAGAACAAGATGACTGAGGAGCCAGGGGTGACAGAGGAGATCggggaggagtgtgtgaatCTGCCTACTGCCCCTATCGCCGTCCCTGCTGGCGGTTGTGAGAGGAAAGAAACGTCAGCACCACCCTGTGACAGACCACCATCCCCACCCTCCTGTCACGAACCCCAATCTGAGGTCGTGACCTCCAGCGTGACCTCCGGGGTgcctgtagagagagagactacagtGTCGGGCAAGATTACCGTCAGCGACGGTCCGGTTTCGTGTCTCAACACTTCCAGTGATTCGGGCGTCACTCTGGACAGCACCTTCGCCTCCGACCCCCTCAGCGTCTCCACCCAGGTTCTGGACCCTTCTTCCCCTCTGGATGTGGATAGTGGTACAGCCCTGCATATGGATACCAGCTCCCCTCTGGAAGTTAACAGTGGTTCAGCCCAGGATCTGCCACCTTCCCATAATGACGGGAACCTCGATGGTGCGTGTGAGAGTAAAAGCCCAGAGGAGGACACTAGTCCCCCAACAGTTGAGAGGGTAGAGGGACCACCTGAGGACCAGCTCACAG ATGAACCCAGTGATTCAACATCTGGTGCAGAGGGGGATCCTCAGATCTCATTCAAGCACATGGATCAGtctgag GGATATTTACAGCTGTGA